In a single window of the Entelurus aequoreus isolate RoL-2023_Sb linkage group LG16, RoL_Eaeq_v1.1, whole genome shotgun sequence genome:
- the zgc:113691 gene encoding uncharacterized protein zgc:113691: MASSNGRGDRTSKFETLKRLEKCRKERDDALHRESVLREKLRQYESRTRSTEALKQKLKTLTLDHKELRKQAKALRTEIGLECSPGFHGKTTKDIVDDLRDKERECGSLVEKTAKLSLTVDDLTSELANAVTSKTLLEEQVQSLQHNLKDMTNNQRRLLKLWEDKKTQREQKALPAIALKTGQKPTVQKAVQTDMSISSTQKLLANAFESKSVTNDQRTAVDFYHYDKKSFLHDTIQGIQN; this comes from the coding sequence ATGGCGTCTTCGAATGGCAGAGGCGATCGGACGTCTAAATTTGAGACCTTAAAGCGGTTGGAGAAGTGCAGGAAGGAACGGGACGATGCCTTGCACAGGGAAAGCGTCCTCAGGGAGAAGCTGAGGCAGTACGAGTCCAGGACGCGCTCCACCGAGGCCCTCAAGCAGAAACTGAAGACCTTGACCTTAGACCACAAGGAGCTGAGGAAGCAAGCGAAGGCTCTTCGCACGGAGATCGGGCTGGAGTGCAGCCCCGGGTTCCACGGCAAGACTACCAAGGACATCGTCGACGACCTGCGCGACAAGGAGCGAGAGTGCGGCTCCCTGGTGGAAAAGACCGCAAAGCTCAGCCTGACCGTCGACGACCTGACCTCCGAGTTGGCCAACGCGGTCACCTCCAAGACGCTTCTGGAGGAGCAGGTGCAGTCCCTGCAGCACAACCTCAAAGACATGACCAACAACCAGCGGCGTCTGCTGAAACTGTGGGAGGACAAGAAGACCCAGCGGGAGCAGAAGGCCCTGCCCGCCATCGCTCTCAAAACGGGACAGAAACCGACCGTCCAAAAAGCCGTTCAGACAGACATGTCCATCAGCTCAACACAAAAGCTTCTGGCCAATGCGTTTGAGTCCAAGTCCGTTACCAATGACCAAAGGACGGCTGTGGATTTTTATCATTATGACAAGAAGTCTTTCCTGCATGATACAATTCAAGGGATTCAGAACTGA